The genome window aaaTACCACTAACATTTGATTTCACACACAACAAAGCTATTGGAATTAAAGAAAAAGTAATTTCAAAGTGTTATATTACAACAACCAGTGGTTTAATTATATAAATATTCATCTCCAAAATATAAAAAGTCTACTCGACCTAATAATCAAGCTAAGCTTCGGCCTTTCTTTACTTCTTCACCTTCGTCTTCTTTTTTTGCTTCTTTCCTCTGCAGAAATAGACACTGAGAAAATAcaaaaatgttaagtattaaggaaAACTCATGAACCAAGCTTTGATTAAACACAAGCTTAGAGACAAACCTTTCTTTTATATTCTTTGGTCTCCGAAGCGGCAAATTGTCGGCCACCTTTATCCCACAATTCAAAGAAAAAATCTTTTGGACACACCAAGTACACTCTTCGAGGGAGCCTTGATATCTTCTACGGCCATGCCGAAGTCATTTTCCCCCATGGCCTTAACATGTTCGCAGCTAACTTTCTCAAGTACAGAGGCCATGCCACGAGATCCAATCATTGCACAATAATCGCTTCGAGCGTTGATAATATATTTAACTTCACTTAATTCCTTTTCAATCCAACCAAGTGCACGTTCGATGTCACCGCTGGCAAAAGAGCTGGCCCTCAAAGTCGCGCCAATTGAggaaaatattttcttcatagtaTCACAACATCGAGAGGCAAGATCAAAGCAATTAACCCAAAGCTAGTTCACAGTCTCAAATAATTTTTGATTTTCTTAGAATTTGCCAGTAGTACTCCTTTCTATCGCCTCAAGGCTGGTACAAATGTCTTTGATggaattctcccattctcttatcTTTGTTGCAGATTGCCTTTTTACTTCGTCAGCCTCGGCTAATTTTTATTTAAAGATGCAATCTCGCTCTCCTTTTCTTGCAAAGAATTTCGAAGTGTTCCAGCTTCGTCTTGTAGCTTTGATAGTTCATCATGTTCTTTTTCTTGTTGAAGCCCATGCATCATGAAGATAAACAATTTAAGTTAAAAATAGACTTTCATCGAAGCTGCACCAGAACAAAGAGTTTCTCCAACCTTAATGCTAGTACAAGCTAAGCTATGAGAAAGTTTTCTCTTTTTAACTTGGCTCAACTATTCTTTAACTTCTAGAAAGCCAATGCTTCGAGTGACATTTCTCATAATCTTCGATCCATCGGTATCGGGTATGCACATCAGCATTCGATCTTCCCCAGAAGAGCAAAGCCCCAAGCCCATACCCCATAGCTTCACCTTTACTTTCTATTTCTGAAGTAGTCTGAGTAGCTTCAGGCACATCCTTTTCAAGAATAGGGTTTGACTCTTTTAGCTCTTTTTCGCTTTTTCATGCCCCGAAGACTCGCCTCCTTCAGCGGTTTTCATCTCGTCTTCTTCGGAGGATGTTGAACCTCCGAAGGCAGCTCCTCCAAGACCAGAAATTTGTGGGCTGTCTACTTCTTCCTTAGACGAAATTTCTTTGATCTTTGAGGGATGGTCTCCTTCGTCAGTTCCCTTCGTAGTTGGCATAAACTGAGTCAGTGTCAGTCCTAAGGGACTTAGAGGGGGAAATGGTAACGGTTGTGTCATTACCTCGAGAATCCATGTGCAACCCATATAAGAGGTGGTTCTAACACtccctttcccttggtcttgcctaGCAGCAGATTTTTTCGAAGTCTTCGCTTTCTTCTTTTTGGGCCTGGAAGATGGTTCTTCGTCGCCCCCAGACTCATCATTCTCTGTGTCAGCTTCAATAGTTTTCTTCAAAGTTTTTCCAGCACCCTTAgcaacccttttccttttctcccTAGTTTTAATGTTAATAGCGGGATCTTCATAGTCTGGTACTCAAAACCAACGACATTCATGACTCTATTAAGCTGAAGTTTTCCCCTGTTTTCAAAGAGACAAGACATATCTTCGTGCTCCCTAGTAAGATAATTTCCACATATCTCATTGCAATTTTCTCCTATAAACCTAAGCCATTCAGCCAAAGGAGCTTTGTACAAAGATCGTCCTTAAAACCAAAAGCTAGAGTAACAAGTTCTTCATATTTTGACTTCACCTCATTCGACAGTTTCCACCCAGTCCGAGTCGGATAAATGTTATAGGCAAGTGCCTCTTGAATCAAATCTCGAGACCCAATTTTTTTAACAATTGTATTAAAGGCTTCGTAGCACTTTTTAGTATCCTCACTTAGTTCGCACTTTGGCCGTTACAGGATGAAGTTAATCCTTAAAGGACTCATCGGTACACCTTTGAAGTCCTCGCTCTGTTCAGAGTTAACTTCGGCGTAAAACCACTCTTTTGTCCAGCCTCCATGCCACTTGGTTCGATATGCGAGGACCGGTCCAGTTGTATCTTTACGATACGCGAAGTTGTAGCATCCGAAGTTGTTGTGAAGGTCTGTCTGACCCTTGACCTTTGTTTgatagttgagagcacctagaggggggtgaataggtgatcctgtaattaACAACTCAACAAAATAAACTTGGTCTAGAATGGATTAGTGAGATCAAAAACCAAgttcgaatgaagagtgtgagagaagaggacttcttcacttaattgctctcacaagATGAGTATCAAACTTAGAGCAATATTATAAGTAAAGTGAAGTGCTAGAAAGAATAGAATCAAAATAAAGTAAAGTAGACAAGTGATACaacgatttttatcctgtggtttggTCAAGCGaaaaatgcttgcctactccacgttgtggcgtcccaatgggcgaggcttgcactcaacccctctcaagtgatccaatgatcaacttgagtaccacagttctCTTTATTATCTCAAGTTTTTCCTGTTGTGGGGAATCTTGacactttggagtctctcacgccttacacaattgaTCTCAAATAAACCACAAAAGTAAGTGGGAGTAAAGACACACACAAGATACAAAATCACAGTAActgttggaaccggaccgccgacacaCGGCGTGTCCGTCCgggccgcccgcacacacggcgcgcccacccaggctgtcgggccgcgacacacgcgcccgcacgtataCCAGCGGGCttttaggtctcttgggccaacactccccccaaaaagctagccttataggggttgcaccctcaaccttataaaccatgcttttccactctcaccagacaatgtgggactattcccaacaatctCCCCCTCACACATTGTGAGACGAGATTTGTCTTGAGAATGCACTGGGccaacctggctctgataccaattgttggatttgtcatcttttggctcgttgacgaaggactctttttccttgtcgttgatcacgattcccttccccttaggatccatctcttcgggcgattagtccctttcttgaagagaacagctttgataccaattattggaaccggaccgccgacacaCGGCGTGTCCGTCCgggccgcccgcacacacggcgcgcccacccaggctgtcgggccgcgacacacgcgcccgcacgtatagcagcgggcttttaggtctcttgggccaacactccccccaaaaagctagccttataggggttgcaccctcaaccttataaaccatgcttttccactctcaccagacaatgtgggactattcccaacagtaacacatgcacacaagtcaagagaAGAGCACAAGAGACAACGCAGCAGAGTTACAACTCAAAACACATGCTCAAATATCTATCTAGCAAAGCAATGTCGTAGCCGCAGTGTCTCGGTGTTGTAGAATGttcaagggatgcttggtgtagtgctccatgcgcctaggggtcccttttgtaGCCCCAAGGGACCCAAGAGCCGTTGGAGCTCTATTTGGAAGACCCTGGTTGCCTTTTGTTCGGTGCACACAGGACAGTGAACAATGCAACGACTACACAATCCCTGATTGGTTGGTTTCCTGTTCTGGGGGTCACTGGACTCTCTggtgggtggcaccggaccgtctggtgCACCATGTGACCGGTGTCCCCAAGCCGACATGGCCACTAGCTGTTGGCTagctggcacatcggactgtctagcgctccacgcggacggtccggtgaattataggcgACACAAGctaaaattcccgagagcaggtTGTTCGACGGAccgtgcaccggaccgtccggtgtagtgCATACTAGTCCATCTTCTTCTTTTTCAATCTAAGTCTCTTTTGCTCATTTTGGCTTGACTTCATAAAGtccctaacacttagacaagtatgatTATCACACAAAAAATTTTACTAAGTGTCCAGAGCTTACCTTTTTCTCTTGGCACCATATAGATTTGCTTTTTGCCCTCTTCCACGCTCAATTTGCTTTTACGTGCCTATGCTCATTGCTCATGTAAGATGATGTTAGTATTAATGTAATGTGttggcatttaatcaccaaaacaatatagaaatgacaTTCAATAGTGAAAATCATGCACCCTACAGAAAGCATCAGCATCTGTGCGACCCCTTGGCTTCATACAACCCAAATGAAAATGCTAAGGCAAACTATGGCATTCAGAGTCAATTGATGCATGTATACCTCATAATGTTGTGGTATCTTCGCAATCATCTTATACATCGGAAGTCGAAGTCCTGCCTTGAAAAAGCTCTTGTATACAACAACTTCGTGCTTTCTCGGCATCAAGGGTCGCCTCGTTCCCAGGGAGGCACACACTAACTTTACTGCTAAAATAACCAAGTCTCTTCATAGATTGCTGATCCTTCTCCCTCAAGGTGGAACGACCAATTTCAATATAGCTTGGCTTCGAAGGTCTGTCCTTCGGCAACTCTGGAGCAGGCCTGACGATGACGAAGCTCTCACGGATTTGGAGATGGGTGGGGTATCTTGTCGTGCTTCCGAAGAGGTAGGGGTGATCAGTTTTACGATGGTCTGAATCCTAGTCATCTGAGTGGACCGGAAATTGTCCGAGATGACTTAGCCAAAGCTATCTTCCAAAGTAGCGGTGGACGTTAAGCTTCAGAGGCACAAAAGTTTTTGGTAGCAGGTAGTTGAGGGCGGTAAATGTGATCCGCACCCACTCGTTCGACTGTTTTTATACTGAGAAATAGGCACGAAGCGGCGCAAGTCGCCAAAAAACGTTCCCATGCATCACACTCAGCTTCTTCTCGTCCGTCTAACTTTCAGATCAATTGTTTTTATTGAATCGATCTATCTTCTTCATAACGAGTTTCGGTaaagtgtttttcggaccttcggcacaaGACCTCCCAATTTTTTGTGACCTAAGCTCATTACGAAGAAACAAACTCATCCCACAAggtgctactgttgggggtctaccTTTGCCGAAGGTCCTCATTTAACCTTCACTGTAATATAAACAAGCGTGTTTCAGATATACTTCAATCAATGGACGAATCTGGCCTTCGTCTGAAATAGCGTATAAAGAAGCTTATTCTATGCACGCAAATAATAAAGGTGTGAGCCAAATTTGATATCGTCGGCAAAAGGAGAAATGCTTCGAACACAAGCCATTGGAGAAGCTTTCACGCGACCAAGGCCAAGATCTGCGCAGCAAAGGAAGGACAAAATACAATGTTATCCTGATGTCATTTGTAAACAATGTATGTAAACTTTGAGGGACATGATTATAATTTTGTACGAAGGCGGTTCatcttccctataaatagatgaatattgACATGTATAAAATACCTTTTGTGAGGACCATAGTTTTTGAAGAGCCTTCGTGCCACCTTGTGTTAAGGAGCCAAATATATGCTtgtacaacaacaacaacaaagccttttgtcccaagcacgttggggtaggctagagatgaaaccccgtatgaaaacctcagagctcaaccccaaAGAAAACaggggaaacaaaggcaaaggagaaccgaaaacgacgaaacgggggaacacataaaagagataaaacccacaagaaccagcaaggtctaaatgggcacaagaaaaggtcaaacgattaaggaggaaaagcggaactataaatcaaggttctggcacgtgaattgcacacttccaccccttcctatccacggcgagctctttatcaatattccactccttcaggtccctcttcactgcctctgtccacgtcaaggttggtcgacctctacctctcttcacattctcgggacgcctaattattccgatatgcactggtgcctcttcaggtcttcgttggatatgtccaaaccatctcaaacgatgttgcataagcttctcctcaattggcgccactcctactctctctcgtatgtcatcattccggactcggtctctccttgtggccacatatccagcgcaacatacgcatctctgccacacacagttgttggacatgtcgtcttttagtgggccaacattctgctccatacaacatagccggccggattgctgtcctgtagaatttgccttttagtttgtgtggcacccgggggtcgcataagacacccgccgcttgccgccacttcaaccatccagctttaattctatgactgacatcctcatcgatgtctccatccttctgaagcattgatcctaagtaacgaaaagtgtctttcttgggtaccacttgcccatcaagactaacatcgccatctTCATACCTAATTTAATGAAAAAGAAGATAAAAAAAGAATGCTAAGGCACATGAGATGAGTTCCATACATCACTTTACGTTGTCTTTTCATATCGTTTTATTTTCACTTCTTTTTGTGAACACGTGTTAAACCAAAGGATGAAGGTCTAAATATTTAACTTTGTTGTCTTGATTTTCGATATCTTCGAATCAAGTATGAGAACCGGCTTGAGATCTTATCCACGACACCTGTTTTGTTAGCCTGATGTTTGCTGTTACAGTTCAGTCTCTTCTTTACAAAAAAAATAGCAACAATTTTACAAAGACAATTTTACAAAGACAAGGCGACGGGTTGTTCAGTCGTCAGAACGGGCGACGGCGGCGCAGGCCTCGGACGCCACCTTGGCCATGCCGTCCTCCCCGACGCCGGCATTGCAGATGTTGGCGAAGCCACGCATGTGCTTCATCCCGTACTGCCCGAGCGGCCCGCAGCTGCGCTCGTACGCACGCACCAAGGACTTGAGGCAGTCCCAGTCGTCGGCCAGGGGCTGTCCCGCCGGCCGCACGGCACCGAGCACCCTGGGACCTCCCTCCGAGCCGAACAGGAGGCCTCCGATGAGCTCCATGATGCTGTCGACGCGGGACCGGCGGGACACCGCCCGCAGCAGCCGCGTCCGGGCCTCGGCCTTCTCGGGCGTCCTCTCCGCCGCCCTGCGGTACCTCCGCCAGAAGTAGACGAGGTCAGCGTCGCGCTGGCTCACGGCTGGCTGCCCACGGCCACGGCCGGATAAGCTCGCGGCGGTGGCGTCGTCGCTGCCCATGAACGTGTACAGGCTCTGCGCGCCGAGGCCCTGCACGTCGCCGTACTCCATGGCGTGGGAGCCGAGGCTGTAGGTGCCGTGCGCCGACGTCCGGTCCTTCACCGCCAGGTACTGCTGCCTCAGCGTCTCGGCGCGGCGGTCGCGGCGCGCGTCGCTGTCCTCCATCCACGCGACGCTGTAGAGGTCCCCGAGGCAGGTGTCGAACTCGGGCGGCGGGCCCGGGTCGTCGCCGGGGCAGTAGGTGCCCCAGCTGCTCTCCTCCGCGTTCGCCGCCGTGGTGGCGTACACGGCGATGTCGGGCGGCAGGAGCCCCTCGAAGATGCTCCCGGACTCGCACGCCTCCAGGTAGAACACCAGGCTCCGGTAGCCCCCCGCGGCGTGCTTCTTCCTGAGAGCGTCCACCAGGTCCTTGGCGTACAGGTAGTCGTCCGACGACGGCATCCCGAGCACCCCAGGCCCGCCGTGGTCGCTGTAGTAGACGAAGACGTGGTCGGCCGGCCCGCTGGCGACCAccttgccgctgccgccgccggtgACGGCGGACCTGTTGCCCAGCAAGGCGGCGAGGAAGTTGTTGGCGTTCACGTCCTTGCCCGTGTAGTCCTTGGGGACCCCCGCGTACACGTCTCCGCCGGATGGGTGGTTGATGATGACGCCCGGCCTGgggttgtcggggctgtcggcgATGTCGTCGTACATGAAGACGACGATGTTCTCGTCCTTGAGCCCGCCCTTCTTCAAGACCTGGTACGCGTGGCACACGTCCGCCTGTCCATGGATATGGATGTAGGCATGTAGCAGGATCTGCTCAACAAGAGTGGTCGCAAAGCATAATGATAACGTAATGGATGAAATTACTACCTGATGACGGTAGTTGTAGTAGCCATTGGAGCCGGCGATGAGGACGGCCCACCTGGTCCCCACCGACTCCGACTCCGACGGCAGGCGGAGGAAGTCCTGCCACCGTGTGCCGGCCACTGCGGCGATCAGTACGAGGAGCTGCACGGCAAAGAGGAGGCGACGACTCGCCATGGCTGGGTACCAAGTTACAACTCCTACACTCCTGGTACAAATAATTCTAAAGAGAACTGCTACTAGCTTTATACTTTCTCTGATCGAAAATAAAGATTTTTAGAGATCAAATTACTTGGTTGTTGCGTGCAGCTACCGTGAATGGGTGTGGCGTTAACATTGCGCATGCTTGCTTGCTTAGACGCAAGCAAACGATGGCTACTTGCTCATCGCCAAACCATAAAATCGCATGCGTACCATCTGAATCAGGAAGAGAGTTGGAATCGTTGCATTCGAATTTcatctctcgcagagggaagcaaaGAATCCCCCCTCTTGCTAAGGCTCAAGGTACCTACCTCATCCTCGTAGTCATTAATATTTTAAGTTTGACCAAAACTATAGATTTATGACATCAAATAAAAAGGTATACTATGAAAATGCAATTAATAAAGAAAGCTAATGATACTTGTAATCTGGGAAGGATGGAGGAAGTAACCAAAAAAAAAAAAGGCAAGCAGAAGCTGACACTTCCGATTACAATTAGCTTAGGATGGCAACACAGGAAGTTACATTACAGCAGCGATGCATCACTAATACCAAAACAGACTCCCAGCAAGTAACCATCATCCTACGCTAATTTATTTGCTTCCACCATCAGACCATGTGCTCCACAGACCCATCAAATGTTCTTTTTTTTAATAAAGAGGGGTGCATCAGCACAGTTCTTCCTTCTACTGCCTCTACTGTGAGTGAAGTGTGATGTGGCTCACAACCAAGATGACGATACATCATCACCTATTACCATGCTCCAAGTGATAGGCCACACTAAACATTTACCAATGCTATTATGGCATGGCTACAAAAAAAGCAAGCGGTGAACAACAAACAGCAAAACCTAGCTACCAAGTATTCCTCAGCCGGGAAGCAGTCCCACACCCAGCTAGGGCATTCTCATTAACTGAGAAGCTCAGCGCCTCGTTGATCCTGCTGAAAACAACTCGGAGCGGGATGCACGCGACGGTTGCCCCGGACACTTTCCTCACCGCTGACTTCCCATCTCTCTGGCCTGGACCAAAAGAGGAAAGCCTCCGCATCTTTCTCGACGAGGATGCTGGCCATTTGGTATGTGGCTGCCATAACTTGTCCACTGCTTTCTCTGATGCCCTCCTGCTGCGGCTTTTGCATCTTGGCCGGGATGTCTGCGCTGATGGTGGCACAACAACACGTTCCAAACCCTCAGTTTCATCCTTCTTCAATACTATCCCATTCACACTGTTTGTAGCAGCCTGCTGGATATCTTTCTCTGATGAAGGAGAAGGACAGCCAAACACATCATCGCTGACCTCCACGGAGACAGGATACCCCACGACGGCTTTACAATTCCACCTACTCATTAGAGAAACAAGGGGCACACGGCGCCCCGTGTTGCTGCTCCCCAACACGCTCAACTCCACATCATACAGGGCAGGATTCAAATGCAGTGTCTTGATTGGCTTCGCTGCATGACATATTTCATAACCCAGCAGATTCTTTCCGGGCGGCAATGCCTGCAGTGGCTTCTCAAACACCAGCGATGATACCGAGCCACTCTCACAGTTTGAATGGTTGCTTAAGCTTTCCAATGACTCTTCAGGATCACACCTGCTTTTAAAGCGCTGCTGCTGAAAGGCGCCAACACAATCCATACCACTAGGAACTACGGCAATATGCATTTTAATATCATGTTCAGCGGGCTTGTTCTTGTCCAAAGAACGCTTCTCCTGCCTTTTCTCCAAAAGGACAACCCCATCTCTTGGTGATTTGTGCTTTCCTGTCTTTGGTTTGTGGTGGTCATGATCATTAGAATCTCTTGTCCTGTTCTTGTTCTCCTGATCAACAGAGCTTATGGTTCTCATCTTCATATTTTTGCGTGCATGTTTCTCAGCTTTGCGGGCGTCATTAGTTTGCTTATTGGGTTTCCAGGTAGGATTCTTTGCCAATCCACAAGGTTGATATCTATGCAAATGATCTGGTGAAAATCACTTGGTGAGTATAGCATCCTTTGGAagttcagaaacaggaagaaaacaTTGCACATGCCAGGAAGTCAGAAGATAATATGTCAAATTACCACAGTGCATCTAAGCTAACATCAGTTTTGTATACTGACCAATAAATCTAAGTATTCCATAAAAAATTCAATCCAGTTTCATACTTAACCTTATGTGGAATActaaaataaataatagaaccTGTGTAATTCCCTATATATATAAACTACGATCAGCAGAGAGTAGTATGATCAATCAATCAATCAACATTAAAAATGGTAACTGCAGCCAGGCCTGATGGTCACCCTGATTTCTCTGTACCGAGCTGGGTTTTTTTGCTGGGTTTTTTTTCCCGAGTTTCCGAGCTGTGGAATTTTGGTCTTTGGACACAAGAAAATCACCGTACTGTTATCATGGCCCCTTAACAAAACAAACAGGCTGGAGGTAGCAGCAGCAGAGATAACAAAACTAGCTGTCTAACTATCTAAGTATAAAATGATGCATGCCTTCCAGAAACTGCTGAAATTAAACATAAACAAGCGGTCACCATG of Zea mays cultivar B73 chromosome 8, Zm-B73-REFERENCE-NAM-5.0, whole genome shotgun sequence contains these proteins:
- the LOC100192667 gene encoding Vacuolar-processing enzyme-like precursor translates to MASRRLLFAVQLLVLIAAVAGTRWQDFLRLPSESESVGTRWAVLIAGSNGYYNYRHQADVCHAYQVLKKGGLKDENIVVFMYDDIADSPDNPRPGVIINHPSGGDVYAGVPKDYTGKDVNANNFLAALLGNRSAVTGGGSGKVVASGPADHVFVYYSDHGGPGVLGMPSSDDYLYAKDLVDALRKKHAAGGYRSLVFYLEACESGSIFEGLLPPDIAVYATTAANAEESSWGTYCPGDDPGPPPEFDTCLGDLYSVAWMEDSDARRDRRAETLRQQYLAVKDRTSAHGTYSLGSHAMEYGDVQGLGAQSLYTFMGSDDATAASLSGRGRGQPAVSQRDADLVYFWRRYRRAAERTPEKAEARTRLLRAVSRRSRVDSIMELIGGLLFGSEGGPRVLGAVRPAGQPLADDWDCLKSLVRAYERSCGPLGQYGMKHMRGFANICNAGVGEDGMAKVASEACAAVARSDD
- the LOC103635437 gene encoding uncharacterized protein, whose translation is MGGLPKEGAPAVDVSVEGTLVWLRRPNGSWWPSIVISPQDVPEGCAPPPRCPATPIMLLGRRPDGPTYVDWCNLDRCKRVKPFRCGELDLEQRIANALTLAATSDRSTWSYNKGRYARMEDAILQALDIEKELALGPATKAYLHARSCSPRPKVEMPNGQVKDTAAKDHAPTIQPPLPPPKRKRKTPYDSEDDVPEVSRRMRDLRDIGSKAVVPMDLANAAAVSAPKYDDLTNAGQAKRIVHSQATAKRKHAGLHQDQPCGIPRKKDRSRPLSELCNGDMWGGSRPNGQKADEHLLGVATCSSSSSGTSTLDTPLDMNNCHRSMAFKTDQAKGTEISCMTRLLSDDSRHGNDFVGTPAAQNIVEPDHLHRYQPCGLAKNPTWKPNKQTNDARKAEKHARKNMKMRTISSVDQENKNRTRDSNDHDHHKPKTGKHKSPRDGVVLLEKRQEKRSLDKNKPAEHDIKMHIAVVPSGMDCVGAFQQQRFKSRCDPEESLESLSNHSNCESGSVSSLVFEKPLQALPPGKNLLGYEICHAAKPIKTLHLNPALYDVELSVLGSSNTGRRVPLVSLMSRWNCKAVVGYPVSVEVSDDVFGCPSPSSEKDIQQAATNSVNGIVLKKDETEGLERVVVPPSAQTSRPRCKSRSRRASEKAVDKLWQPHTKWPASSSRKMRRLSSFGPGQRDGKSAVRKVSGATVACIPLRVVFSRINEALSFSVNENALAGCGTASRLRNTW